In the genome of Saprospira sp. CCB-QB6, one region contains:
- a CDS encoding Mrp/NBP35 family ATP-binding protein, whose product MELNKQKIIEALREVKDPKSGEDIISAQMVEQLETDEKNVSFSLLLPANMDAGTKNSLNFACIAAVNSVFPEAEVHVHVKTTVVQTAPTSIVPQIKNIIAVASGKGGVGKSTVSLNLALGLKALGARVGIMDADVYGPSLPTMLGLQKQRPRIKDINGQPKIVPIEKYGIPSISMGYIIEPEQAVVLRGPRLAGIIKQFFQDCLWPELDYLIIDLPPGTGDVQLTLVQTVAVTGAVMVTTPQEVSLADAVKGMNMFRLPNVNVPILGVVENMAWFTPAELPNNKYYIFGQGGGKQLAKEANSVLLGQIPLVQAIREGGDNGLPAILNEDPITKEAFMNVARQTLRQVAIRNEAMPPTSMVNVQS is encoded by the coding sequence ATGGAACTGAATAAACAAAAAATTATCGAGGCGCTCCGGGAGGTAAAAGATCCTAAGTCAGGCGAGGATATTATCTCGGCCCAGATGGTGGAGCAGCTCGAAACTGATGAGAAGAACGTCAGTTTTAGTCTACTCCTGCCGGCCAATATGGATGCAGGGACAAAAAACAGCCTCAACTTTGCCTGTATAGCGGCCGTTAATTCGGTTTTTCCTGAGGCGGAGGTGCATGTGCATGTAAAAACCACGGTGGTCCAAACGGCCCCGACCTCTATTGTACCTCAGATTAAGAATATCATTGCCGTAGCTTCTGGAAAAGGGGGTGTAGGAAAAAGCACAGTATCACTCAACTTAGCTTTAGGCCTAAAGGCTTTGGGGGCTAGAGTGGGCATTATGGATGCGGATGTTTATGGTCCTTCTTTGCCAACCATGTTGGGTTTGCAAAAGCAGCGGCCTAGAATTAAGGACATCAATGGGCAGCCTAAGATTGTCCCTATTGAGAAATATGGAATTCCTTCTATTTCTATGGGCTATATTATTGAGCCTGAGCAAGCGGTAGTGCTTCGTGGGCCTCGTTTGGCGGGGATCATCAAGCAGTTTTTTCAAGATTGCTTATGGCCTGAGCTTGATTATTTGATTATTGATTTGCCTCCGGGTACAGGAGATGTGCAGCTCACTTTGGTCCAAACGGTAGCCGTAACGGGGGCCGTGATGGTCACTACTCCACAGGAGGTTTCTTTGGCCGATGCGGTCAAGGGCATGAATATGTTCCGTCTGCCCAATGTGAATGTTCCCATTTTGGGCGTGGTGGAAAATATGGCTTGGTTTACGCCAGCCGAATTGCCCAATAATAAGTACTACATCTTTGGGCAAGGAGGGGGAAAACAATTGGCCAAAGAAGCGAATAGCGTACTTTTGGGCCAGATTCCCTTGGTGCAGGCCATCCGTGAGGGGGGAGACAATGGTTTGCCCGCCATTTTGAATGAGGACCCCATTACCAAAGAAGCCTTTATGAATGTGGCTCGTCAGACCTTGCGGCAGGTAGCCATTAGAAATGAGGCCATGCCGCCCACTTCTATGGTGAATGTTCAGTCATAG
- a CDS encoding ion transporter: protein MKRTERPKNWAAWRERLHVIIFEADTLAGKTFDVLLLIAIFCSVLAVSLESVQEYQKDYGALFYVLEWVFTIFFSLEYILRIVAVYQARRYVFSFFGLVDLLSILPTYLGLFFPISGGLLTVRALRLIRIFRIFKLGGFLNEGNLLLGALYRSRAKITVFLSFISLLVVVLGSLMYLIEGQAGSGFTSIPRSIYWAIVTLTTVGYGDIAPATPLGQFVAALIMILGYGVIAVPTGMVTAEIIQQEKGAAPSTQVCKACLKEGHAQDAIYCKYCGEEL, encoded by the coding sequence ATGAAGAGAACAGAGCGCCCCAAAAATTGGGCAGCTTGGCGAGAACGCCTGCATGTAATTATCTTTGAAGCCGATACCCTCGCTGGAAAAACCTTTGATGTCTTGCTCCTAATTGCCATCTTTTGTAGTGTTTTGGCAGTTTCTCTAGAGAGTGTCCAAGAGTACCAAAAGGATTATGGCGCCCTATTTTATGTCTTGGAATGGGTCTTTACTATTTTCTTTAGCCTAGAGTATATCCTCCGTATTGTCGCCGTTTATCAAGCTAGACGCTATGTCTTTAGTTTTTTTGGCCTAGTTGATTTATTGTCCATTTTGCCCACTTATCTGGGCCTCTTTTTCCCTATTTCTGGGGGCTTATTAACGGTGCGAGCCCTGCGCCTCATCCGCATTTTTCGGATTTTCAAGCTAGGAGGCTTTCTCAATGAGGGCAATCTCCTCTTGGGCGCTCTCTACCGCTCTAGGGCCAAAATTACTGTTTTCCTTAGCTTTATTAGTTTGTTAGTGGTCGTTTTGGGCAGCCTGATGTACCTAATTGAGGGACAGGCTGGCTCTGGCTTTACCTCTATTCCCCGCAGTATTTACTGGGCCATTGTTACCCTAACTACCGTAGGCTATGGCGATATTGCCCCCGCCACCCCTTTGGGCCAATTCGTCGCTGCCCTCATTATGATTTTGGGCTATGGCGTGATTGCGGTCCCTACGGGCATGGTTACAGCCGAAATCATCCAACAAGAAAAAGGCGCCGCCCCTAGCACCCAGGTTTGCAAAGCTTGCCTAAAAGAGGGCCATGCTCAAGATGCTATTTATTGTAAATATTGCGGCGAAGAATTATAA
- the rpiB gene encoding ribose 5-phosphate isomerase B, producing MQDRKIALAGDHAGFEYKEALKAVLEEEGYAFKDFGPHTTDSVDYPDYIHPMAQAMEEGDFALGVIVCGSGNGVAITANKYPHIRAALCWLPELASLARQHNDANVLALPARFVELETAKTILKSFLAAEFEGGRHARRVAKISDGRKL from the coding sequence ATGCAGGATAGAAAAATTGCCCTTGCAGGCGACCATGCTGGCTTTGAATATAAAGAGGCCCTTAAAGCAGTTTTAGAAGAAGAAGGTTATGCTTTCAAAGACTTTGGTCCACATACTACTGATTCTGTAGATTATCCCGACTATATCCACCCTATGGCCCAAGCCATGGAAGAAGGCGATTTTGCCTTAGGGGTTATCGTTTGCGGCAGCGGCAATGGCGTAGCCATTACCGCCAACAAATATCCACATATTCGGGCGGCTCTCTGCTGGTTGCCAGAACTGGCCAGCCTAGCCCGCCAACACAACGATGCCAATGTTTTGGCCCTGCCCGCTCGTTTTGTAGAACTAGAAACAGCCAAAACTATCCTCAAAAGCTTTTTGGCCGCAGAATTTGAAGGAGGCCGACACGCCCGCCGAGTTGCCAAAATTTCTGATGGACGCAAACTCTAA
- a CDS encoding ATP-grasp domain-containing protein, with protein MSYKILILTDPSRHSATNSLYGLAKTLRQHPKVAAVHVASRALAQNAPFFYQMSSQQLQLAEVKADFAFQEDQSCFAPSFSGQLSDYDFIFLRLPRPLADGFLEWLGQIFPEERIINRPSGILQTSSKAFLLEIAEHCPPMARIRSLAELEAFKARFPIVLKPLLNYGGQGVLRILDDYVWEGNNKQPYTEWASQQKELDYLGMQYLERVAEGDKRIVVCNGQVITAAIRFPAKDSWMCNVAQGGHAEASQVSPEEEAMVAALHPILQEKGILLYGLDTLMGTDGKRLLSELNTLSIGGIAPAGEAALQASIEGLIHYFDSI; from the coding sequence ATGTCTTATAAAATCCTCATCCTCACTGATCCTAGTCGCCATAGCGCGACCAACTCGCTTTATGGTTTGGCTAAAACCCTTAGACAACACCCTAAGGTAGCGGCTGTGCATGTAGCGAGTAGAGCTTTGGCCCAAAATGCCCCTTTTTTCTATCAGATGAGCAGCCAGCAACTGCAGTTGGCAGAAGTAAAAGCGGACTTTGCCTTTCAGGAGGATCAAAGTTGTTTTGCGCCTAGCTTTTCGGGCCAATTGAGTGATTATGATTTTATTTTTCTTCGTCTGCCCCGTCCCCTAGCCGATGGTTTTTTGGAGTGGTTGGGGCAGATTTTTCCAGAAGAACGAATTATTAACCGCCCTTCGGGGATTTTACAAACCAGCTCCAAAGCTTTCTTGCTAGAGATCGCGGAGCATTGTCCGCCTATGGCGCGGATTCGCTCTTTGGCGGAATTAGAAGCCTTTAAGGCTCGTTTTCCGATTGTGCTCAAGCCTTTGCTCAACTATGGGGGGCAGGGCGTTTTGCGCATTCTCGATGATTATGTTTGGGAGGGCAACAACAAGCAGCCCTATACCGAATGGGCCAGTCAGCAAAAAGAGCTCGATTATTTGGGGATGCAATACCTAGAGCGAGTAGCCGAGGGCGACAAGCGAATTGTGGTTTGCAATGGTCAGGTTATCACGGCGGCCATTCGTTTTCCGGCCAAAGATTCTTGGATGTGCAATGTGGCACAGGGCGGGCATGCCGAAGCCAGCCAAGTAAGCCCTGAAGAAGAAGCAATGGTGGCTGCCCTCCACCCTATTCTTCAAGAAAAAGGCATCTTATTATATGGGCTCGACACCTTAATGGGAACAGATGGCAAACGCCTACTTTCCGAACTCAATACCTTGAGTATTGGCGGCATTGCTCCTGCTGGAGAAGCGGCCCTACAAGCTAGTATTGAGGGACTTATTCACTACTTTGATTCTATTTAA
- a CDS encoding succinylglutamate desuccinylase/aspartoacylase family protein: MKAPKIKQLDLDLLEKGKVYRFWLTLTSDGFGDPLAIPIFVAQGAKPGPILGLSSAIHGNEINGIPVIQHLFNELDPTKLSGTILAAPVVNIPSFFRKRRRFQDNVDLNHIMPGKARGNVSQAYAYAFFHKFVEQVDYLIDFHTASFGRINSYYIRADMSNQVSAEMARRQNPQIILHNPAVNGTLRGAAEAIGIPAITLELGNPNVFQPAIIAQSLEGVYNVLAMLNMLEHAYESQEGANIPVCQSSKWIYTRKGGLLHVHPKVTDYIEKGQLIAHQENIFGDRIAEYRAPQAGIIIGKSVSPVNSSGGRILHLGILE; encoded by the coding sequence ATGAAAGCACCTAAAATTAAGCAACTCGATTTGGACCTTTTAGAAAAAGGGAAGGTCTATCGTTTTTGGCTCACGCTCACCTCCGATGGTTTTGGAGATCCTTTGGCCATTCCCATTTTTGTGGCTCAGGGGGCGAAACCTGGGCCTATATTGGGCTTGAGTTCAGCTATTCATGGAAATGAAATCAATGGGATTCCCGTTATTCAGCATTTGTTTAATGAATTGGACCCCACTAAGCTTTCAGGGACCATTTTGGCTGCGCCTGTCGTCAATATTCCATCTTTTTTCCGAAAACGTCGTCGTTTTCAGGATAATGTAGACCTCAATCACATCATGCCGGGCAAAGCGCGAGGCAATGTGAGTCAGGCCTATGCCTATGCTTTTTTCCACAAATTTGTGGAGCAGGTTGATTATCTCATTGATTTTCACACAGCTAGCTTTGGTCGGATCAACTCCTATTACATTCGGGCCGACATGAGCAATCAGGTCAGTGCTGAAATGGCTCGCCGGCAGAACCCACAAATTATTTTGCACAACCCAGCCGTTAATGGCACCTTAAGAGGGGCAGCGGAGGCGATAGGGATTCCCGCTATTACCTTAGAGTTGGGCAATCCCAATGTTTTTCAGCCGGCCATCATTGCCCAAAGTCTAGAGGGCGTTTACAATGTATTGGCCATGCTCAATATGTTAGAGCATGCCTATGAGTCTCAGGAGGGAGCCAACATTCCCGTTTGTCAGTCCTCCAAATGGATTTATACTCGCAAGGGGGGGCTCTTGCATGTCCACCCCAAAGTAACTGATTATATTGAAAAGGGGCAGCTCATTGCCCATCAGGAAAACATCTTTGGCGATCGCATTGCAGAATATCGCGCTCCACAGGCAGGAATTATTATTGGCAAAAGTGTGAGTCCAGTCAATAGTTCTGGCGGCCGCATTTTACACCTAGGTATTTTGGAGTAG
- the fabD gene encoding ACP S-malonyltransferase, translated as MKAFIFPGQGAQFAGMGEELYQSSEQAQALFAQANEILGFDITEVMRKGSEEDLLQTKITQPAVFLHAIITYLTKVEEADRPQAVAGHSLGEFTALVACGALSFEEALKLVSERALAMQAACEAVEGTMAAIMSRDIELVEKICAEVEEVVVPANYNNPGQLVISGSVEGVAKASEALKEAGAKVIPLKVGGAFHSPLMKMAQDRLQAAIEQTEFNAPFCPIYQNVTASPSQDPEVIKQNLIQQLTGAVRWQQSVEKMIADGMQEFTEVGGRGRILLGMLRKIDRSVGMEMLK; from the coding sequence ATGAAAGCCTTTATTTTTCCGGGCCAAGGTGCCCAATTTGCAGGCATGGGTGAGGAGCTTTACCAAAGTTCTGAGCAGGCCCAAGCCCTTTTTGCTCAAGCCAATGAGATTCTTGGATTTGATATTACAGAAGTCATGCGCAAGGGTAGCGAAGAAGATTTGCTACAGACCAAAATTACGCAGCCAGCGGTATTTTTGCATGCGATCATTACCTATTTGACCAAGGTAGAAGAGGCGGATCGTCCCCAAGCGGTGGCGGGTCACTCTTTGGGCGAGTTTACGGCCCTTGTTGCTTGTGGCGCCCTTTCTTTTGAAGAGGCCCTTAAGTTGGTTTCGGAGCGTGCTTTGGCTATGCAAGCGGCTTGTGAAGCGGTAGAGGGAACCATGGCGGCCATTATGAGCCGTGATATCGAATTGGTGGAGAAAATCTGTGCGGAAGTGGAAGAAGTGGTGGTACCAGCCAACTACAATAATCCTGGTCAATTGGTGATTTCGGGTTCTGTAGAAGGGGTGGCTAAAGCCTCTGAAGCATTGAAGGAAGCGGGAGCCAAGGTCATTCCGCTCAAGGTAGGTGGGGCTTTCCATTCTCCCTTGATGAAAATGGCCCAAGATCGTTTGCAAGCGGCTATTGAGCAGACGGAATTTAATGCGCCTTTCTGTCCGATTTATCAAAATGTAACGGCTAGTCCAAGCCAAGACCCTGAAGTCATCAAGCAGAACTTGATTCAGCAATTGACTGGGGCTGTGCGTTGGCAGCAATCGGTAGAAAAAATGATTGCGGATGGTATGCAGGAGTTTACCGAAGTAGGTGGCCGTGGCCGCATCTTGTTGGGTATGCTTCGCAAAATTGACCGTAGTGTAGGTATGGAAATGCTCAAGTAA
- a CDS encoding DUF5684 domain-containing protein, protein MGIVIVLIIYLAILFAVIGGTWKIFEKAGKPGWASIVPVYNIIVMLEIVDRPLWWIILPIVPAIVIPLELAKRFGKSTGFGVGLLLLPIIFVPMLGFGDAEFLGGEKDELDHMIA, encoded by the coding sequence ATGGGAATTGTCATTGTATTAATTATCTACTTAGCGATTCTTTTCGCTGTTATTGGTGGTACCTGGAAAATCTTCGAAAAGGCTGGAAAGCCCGGTTGGGCTTCTATTGTTCCTGTTTACAACATAATTGTTATGTTGGAAATAGTTGATCGGCCACTTTGGTGGATTATTTTACCTATAGTCCCTGCGATTGTGATTCCTTTGGAATTAGCTAAACGCTTTGGCAAAAGCACGGGTTTTGGAGTTGGCTTGTTGCTGCTTCCTATTATCTTTGTGCCTATGCTTGGTTTTGGCGATGCTGAATTTTTGGGCGGAGAAAAAGATGAGTTAGATCACATGATTGCCTAG
- a CDS encoding VIT domain-containing protein, with protein MKLLMSFCLLLLSLPIWASGFLIVMPDGSGNGRQVLFPLENRSTQVEVEIADFMASTSIKQTFYNPTNSRLEAYFLFPVPKEVVIQRFAMTVNGKMQEAELLDAKKAKQIYEQIVRQAKDPALLEYYNQELFKVRIFPIEPRSEQKIELTYHQALKKDDGGLSYKLPMNSAKFSAKPIQNISLRLKLSNKQAIKNVYSPSHEIELIRKGEKAATVGFEQKNIRPDRDFELYWRAEDKAISSSLLQYQKGKEDGYFFLNLSPGWTDPKAVMAKDVVFVFDKSGSMSGKKMEQAQKALKFCVDNLGPEDRFELIPYSTEAQSLFGQLKSNSKTNREEAKEYIDELRAIGGTNIEEALQMALDRKEKKAKRPFFVIFMTDGKPTIGEIEPQALLDKLAGYQKDQVRIFTFGIGSDINTKLLDQMTEMSKGYRDYALEDEDLELKLSNFYLKAASPVLSNIELVFDKNVKVEQLYPRKTEDLFRGESLNIMGRYKGEGPAKLQLKALVNGEEKTFDFQLDFKKKQEEHSFIPDLWALRAVGYLLDQIRFNGEQEELKQEVIRLAKKHGIITPYTSYLIVEDQPIATNPGPRPVPRPAPRVFEEELDDQVQRDAAQGLKESSGSASVRASRRFKKMNQAQNMAEMEQERAEMNNKDLAQDNASAIVNRSGRALYRQGNNWVDANYLLLDKAPKNLRRVAFNSKEYFKLLQEDGLQEILALGNNITFEWKEEWIEIYE; from the coding sequence ATGAAATTATTGATGTCTTTTTGTCTGCTGCTCCTCAGTCTCCCTATTTGGGCCAGCGGCTTTCTGATTGTGATGCCCGACGGTAGTGGCAATGGCCGACAGGTTCTGTTTCCGCTAGAAAACCGCAGCACGCAGGTCGAAGTAGAAATTGCCGATTTTATGGCCTCTACTTCCATTAAACAAACTTTTTATAACCCGACGAACAGCCGCTTAGAAGCTTATTTTTTGTTTCCTGTGCCCAAAGAGGTCGTGATTCAGCGATTTGCCATGACGGTGAACGGAAAAATGCAGGAGGCCGAGCTGCTAGATGCCAAAAAGGCTAAGCAAATTTATGAGCAAATTGTTCGGCAGGCCAAAGATCCCGCCCTGCTCGAATATTATAATCAAGAACTATTTAAGGTCCGAATTTTCCCGATTGAGCCCCGATCTGAGCAAAAAATTGAGCTCACTTATCATCAGGCACTCAAAAAAGATGATGGCGGCTTGAGCTATAAACTGCCCATGAATAGCGCTAAATTTTCGGCCAAACCCATCCAGAATATCAGCCTGCGCTTAAAGCTCAGCAATAAGCAAGCGATCAAAAATGTGTATAGTCCCAGCCATGAAATTGAGCTCATCCGCAAAGGGGAAAAGGCAGCTACAGTGGGTTTTGAACAAAAAAACATTCGGCCCGATCGAGATTTCGAGCTCTATTGGCGGGCCGAAGATAAGGCCATTAGTAGCTCTTTATTGCAATACCAAAAGGGCAAAGAAGATGGCTATTTCTTCCTCAATTTGAGTCCAGGCTGGACCGATCCCAAAGCCGTGATGGCCAAGGATGTCGTCTTTGTTTTTGACAAATCGGGCTCTATGTCGGGCAAAAAAATGGAACAGGCCCAAAAAGCCCTAAAATTCTGCGTCGATAATCTGGGACCAGAAGATCGCTTTGAGCTGATCCCTTATTCTACAGAGGCCCAAAGCCTTTTTGGCCAGCTCAAAAGCAATAGCAAAACCAACCGAGAAGAGGCCAAGGAATATATTGACGAGCTGCGCGCTATTGGCGGCACCAATATCGAAGAAGCCCTGCAAATGGCCCTAGACCGCAAAGAAAAAAAGGCCAAACGTCCCTTTTTCGTCATCTTCATGACCGATGGCAAACCCACTATTGGCGAAATTGAGCCCCAAGCTCTTTTAGACAAATTGGCGGGCTACCAAAAAGATCAGGTGCGCATTTTTACCTTTGGGATTGGTAGCGATATCAATACTAAATTGCTGGACCAAATGACCGAAATGTCTAAAGGCTATCGCGATTATGCCCTAGAAGACGAAGATTTAGAACTCAAACTCTCTAACTTCTACCTCAAGGCCGCCTCTCCCGTCCTCAGCAATATCGAATTGGTTTTTGATAAAAATGTAAAGGTAGAACAGCTCTACCCCCGCAAAACGGAGGATCTCTTCCGTGGCGAAAGCCTCAATATTATGGGCCGCTACAAAGGCGAGGGCCCCGCTAAGCTCCAACTCAAAGCCTTGGTCAATGGGGAGGAGAAAACCTTTGACTTCCAACTGGATTTCAAGAAAAAACAAGAGGAACACAGCTTTATTCCCGACCTCTGGGCCCTTAGAGCCGTAGGCTATCTTTTGGACCAAATCCGCTTTAATGGCGAACAAGAAGAACTCAAACAAGAGGTCATCCGCCTAGCCAAAAAGCACGGCATTATTACCCCCTACACCAGCTATTTGATTGTAGAAGACCAGCCAATTGCGACAAATCCAGGCCCCCGTCCCGTTCCTCGCCCTGCACCAAGAGTTTTTGAAGAAGAACTAGACGATCAAGTGCAAAGAGATGCCGCCCAAGGACTCAAAGAAAGCTCTGGAAGCGCCTCGGTCCGTGCTTCTAGACGATTCAAAAAGATGAATCAGGCCCAAAATATGGCAGAAATGGAGCAAGAACGAGCCGAAATGAATAATAAAGACTTGGCCCAAGATAATGCCTCGGCTATTGTCAACCGCTCTGGCCGTGCCCTCTACCGCCAAGGCAATAATTGGGTAGATGCCAATTATCTACTACTGGATAAAGCGCCCAAAAATCTACGTCGGGTGGCCTTCAATTCTAAGGAGTACTTTAAGCTACTTCAAGAAGATGGCCTGCAAGAAATTCTGGCCCTCGGCAATAATATTACCTTCGAATGGAAGGAGGAATGGATTGAAATTTATGAATAA